A window of Azospirillaceae bacterium genomic DNA:
GAACCGGTCGGGGATGAGCGGACGATGCGCTGGGAAGGGTGCCTGTCGATTCCCGGCCTGCGCGGCGAAGTGCCCCGCTGGAACCGCATCCTTTACCGCGGCTGGGACCTGGACGGGCGGCCGGTGGAGCGGATGGCCTCGGGCACCCACGCGGGCGTCGTGCAGCACGAGGTGGACCACCTGGACGGTGTGCTCTACATCGACCGCATGCCCGACTTGAAGCGCCTCGCCTTCAACGAGGAGATGCGCCACTTCGTGCAGGATTGACCGCCGGAAATCCGGCAGGCACCTTCGGGAACCGACGACCCATGCATGTACAGATCTACGACGCGCCGGACGATCTCGAGGCGGCGCTGCTTGCCCTGAAGGACCGCATCCTGTTGGCGGCCCTGCCGGACGTGCCCTTCGATGGTTGGACACGACGGGGGATTCAGGTCGGAGCGGAGG
This region includes:
- the def gene encoding peptide deformylase, which gives rise to MTLLKIARMGHPVLRRVADPVADPTDPNIRRLAQDMIETMIDAPGIGLAAPQIHAPLRLIVFRVPAARSTGQPDDGPLPDTVVVNPVVEPVGDERTMRWEGCLSIPGLRGEVPRWNRILYRGWDLDGRPVERMASGTHAGVVQHEVDHLDGVLYIDRMPDLKRLAFNEEMRHFVQD